One stretch of Candidatus Methylomirabilota bacterium DNA includes these proteins:
- a CDS encoding aminotransferase class V-fold PLP-dependent enzyme, whose protein sequence is MPGRPFLQIPGPTLVPERIVRAMSQSIIDHRGPQFAALVAEILEGLQTVFQAPHGHVLVYPGSGTGGWEATIVNTLSPGDRVLGCVNGHFSNHFCRTAAAHGIEVDRLELPYGAGVPAGQVAERLRADATHQLKAVLVVHNETSTGVTTPVAPIRRALEDARHPALLLVDVVSSLASIDFRFDEWGVDVALTGPQKGLMLPPGLTILAASDKALRAGQAAKCPRAYWDWRPVLERNRRGEFPYTPATSLLFGLRESIAMLRDEGLPRVFRRHARLAEACRRAVRAMGLELLCRDPAEYSNTLTAVVMPAGTDSDAYIAHANRELDLSLGVGLGEVKGKVFRIGHLGSLNELELLGGLAGVELTLRSFGLPVALGAGLAAAETYLLETAEQR, encoded by the coding sequence ATGCCCGGCCGTCCATTCCTCCAGATCCCGGGTCCGACCCTCGTGCCCGAGCGCATCGTCCGCGCGATGTCGCAGTCCATCATCGACCATCGTGGCCCGCAGTTCGCCGCGCTGGTGGCGGAGATTCTCGAAGGGCTCCAGACCGTCTTCCAGGCTCCGCACGGCCACGTCCTCGTCTATCCCGGCTCGGGCACCGGGGGCTGGGAAGCGACCATCGTCAACACGCTCTCGCCGGGAGACCGCGTCCTCGGCTGCGTGAACGGGCACTTCTCGAACCACTTCTGCCGGACGGCGGCCGCGCACGGGATCGAGGTCGACCGGCTGGAGCTCCCCTACGGGGCCGGAGTCCCGGCCGGCCAGGTGGCGGAGCGCCTGCGGGCCGATGCGACGCACCAGCTCAAGGCCGTGCTGGTCGTCCACAACGAGACCTCGACCGGGGTGACGACCCCCGTCGCGCCCATCCGCCGAGCGCTCGAGGACGCCCGACATCCGGCGCTCCTGCTGGTCGACGTGGTCTCGTCGCTCGCCTCGATCGACTTCCGCTTCGACGAGTGGGGCGTCGACGTCGCGCTGACGGGACCGCAGAAGGGGCTCATGCTCCCACCCGGGCTCACCATCCTGGCGGCCAGCGACAAGGCCCTGCGCGCGGGGCAGGCGGCCAAGTGCCCGCGCGCCTACTGGGACTGGCGCCCGGTGCTGGAGCGCAACCGGCGGGGCGAGTTTCCCTACACGCCGGCCACCTCCCTGCTCTTCGGGCTCCGGGAGTCGATCGCGATGCTACGGGACGAAGGACTGCCGCGGGTCTTCCGCCGGCACGCCCGACTGGCCGAGGCCTGCCGGCGCGCGGTGCGGGCCATGGGACTCGAGTTGCTCTGTCGCGATCCGGCGGAGTACTCGAACACGCTGACCGCCGTGGTCATGCCGGCGGGGACCGACTCTGATGCCTACATCGCCCACGCCAACCGCGAGCTCGACCTCTCCCTCGGCGTCGGGCTCGGCGAGGTGAAGGGGAAGGTCTTCCGTATCGGCCACCTCGGGAGCCTCAACGAGCTCGAGCTGCTGGGCGGCCTGGCCGGAGTCGAGCTGACCCTCCGGAGCTTCGGGCTGCCGGTCGCGCTGGGGGCCGGGCTGGCGGCGGCCGAGACGTACCTGCTGGAGACCGCCGAGCAGCGCTGA
- a CDS encoding zinc-binding dehydrogenase, which translates to MKGRVAVVTQYNADFEIREYPVPELEPDAALVRITRGGICGSDLHIWRGELQDAIGAPDRGQTFGHEMCGVIERLGKNVKTDSTGQPLAEGDRVTYCYFYPCGRCPACLDGVRAACPFKRRGTRYADDPPHFIGAYSDYYYLRPGHFVYKLPASISDDVATPVNCALAQVLYGLDRVRVRIGDTVVMQGAGGLGLNACAVAKEMGAAQVIVIDQIPERLELARRFGADHTLNLQELPKPEERVAAVRELTRGWGADIVCDFVGFPKVIPEGLQMLKSGGTYLEIGTISPPLSVELHPAHLVWGSKTIVGMIQYEPSAIQRALLFLETNLRKYPFAEVISHLYPLERITEAFRESEWLGRQRDPHKISRAAIAPWGK; encoded by the coding sequence ATGAAGGGCCGTGTCGCCGTCGTCACCCAGTACAACGCCGACTTCGAGATCCGCGAGTACCCGGTCCCCGAGCTCGAGCCGGACGCGGCGCTGGTCCGCATCACGCGGGGCGGCATCTGCGGGTCGGATCTCCACATCTGGCGGGGCGAGCTTCAGGACGCGATCGGGGCACCCGACCGCGGCCAGACCTTCGGCCACGAGATGTGCGGCGTCATCGAGCGCCTGGGAAAGAACGTGAAGACGGATTCCACCGGGCAGCCCCTGGCCGAGGGGGACCGCGTCACCTACTGCTATTTCTATCCGTGCGGCCGGTGCCCGGCCTGTCTGGACGGGGTGCGGGCGGCGTGCCCGTTCAAGCGCCGGGGCACCCGCTACGCCGACGACCCGCCGCACTTCATCGGCGCCTACAGCGACTACTACTACCTCCGTCCCGGGCACTTCGTGTACAAGCTCCCGGCCAGCATCTCGGACGACGTCGCCACCCCGGTCAACTGCGCGCTGGCTCAGGTGCTGTACGGGCTCGACAGGGTGCGGGTCCGCATCGGCGACACCGTGGTCATGCAGGGAGCGGGAGGACTCGGCCTCAACGCCTGCGCCGTCGCCAAGGAGATGGGAGCCGCCCAGGTCATCGTCATCGATCAGATCCCCGAGCGCCTCGAGCTGGCGCGGCGGTTCGGCGCCGACCACACCCTGAACCTCCAGGAGCTGCCGAAGCCCGAGGAGCGGGTGGCGGCCGTCAGGGAGCTCACCCGCGGATGGGGCGCCGACATCGTCTGCGACTTCGTCGGCTTCCCCAAGGTCATCCCGGAAGGGCTCCAGATGCTGAAGAGCGGCGGCACCTACCTCGAGATCGGGACGATCAGCCCGCCGCTCAGCGTCGAGCTCCACCCCGCCCACCTCGTCTGGGGGTCGAAGACGATCGTGGGAATGATCCAGTACGAGCCGTCGGCGATCCAGCGCGCCCTGCTCTTCCTGGAGACGAACCTGCGGAAGTACCCGTTCGCCGAGGTCATCTCGCATCTCTATCCGCTGGAGCGGATCACCGAGGCGTTCCGCGAGTCGGAGTGGCTGGGGCGGCAGCGCGACCCCCACAAGATCAGCCGCGCGGCGATCGCCCCATGGGGGAAGTAG